From the Desulfosarcina sp. BuS5 genome, one window contains:
- a CDS encoding Eco57I restriction-modification methylase domain-containing protein translates to MEIKQKIQSAINGFGKNNLFDGSINLFKILGYNTERQSRLDSPTFEGFCNSFIDGNDNISDLDKFKKKALAADWQRIELLFQLTEAEMSSQGSLFDTGKVDNIIIEAYLFFAVELKNTDYSRTKLADITRQLNKVFPMPVMVLFKYGEYLTLSVIKRRLHKKDDTRDVLEKVTLIKDININNTHRAHIEILFDLSLEELRKKYAVTNFVGLYNAWQKTLDSSELNKKFYKELANWYFWAVQNVGFPDDDEKDRDVRNATNIIRLLTRLIFVWFLKEKGLVPKGLFDRSKLDGILNFNDKKESTFYKAILQNLFFATLNQTLDKRGFRRNGQNYNITTLYRYKNLFVINDNEILSLFKNIPFLNGGLFECLDKPHPTQKTPRGSEKIVRIDGFSDRNDNKLKVPDNLFFDDEHDYDLNEAYGTKNKNYTVKGIIKLLEKYKFTIAENTPIEEEIALDPELLGKVFENLLASYNPETQTTARKQTGSFYTPREIVDYMVDESLKAALSDLVSRKIDNTATKDDIKTGLDILFEYTEKEHAFNELEVLTIVKAISELKILDPACGSGAFPMGVLHKLVFILNKLDHSNKIWLDLQKQKAVKDTEDAYNLGDKEERHQRLREIEDAFDLNTSDYGRKLFLIENSIYGVDIQPVAVQISMLRFFISLVVEQNIDKEKENLGIKPLPNLETKFVAANTLIGIDKPKQGNFADLKTKDLEKELLNIRHKHFNAKTQRTKRKYRKEDKEIRHKIAQILKDSGWPSDTAEMLADWDPYDQNHFADFFDMEWMFGIKSGFDIIIGNPPYVQIQKFSGKQEQKNWEQQKFATFVKTGDIYCLFYERGNMLLRDNGVLVFITSNKWMRANYGKKTRKYFTEKTNPLILIDFGGYKVFESATVDTNILIFRKNKNRHSTNACAIGKDYSENISISDYMTQHSIKLDNLNEESWIISSKEEYAIKKRIEKIGTPLKDWDLSINYGIKTGFNEAFIIDGVKKDKLIAADPKNAEIIKPILRGRDIKRYKAEFADLWLINTNNGYFDDKIQKRVPPIEIDDYPIIKKYLDQFLEKLEKRQDKGVTPYNLRNCAYIEEFEKEKIAWGNLALHSQFNLIQKGQYINAPSPFITSGSKYLLSVLNSSIGDHYIRLRGVTRNGGYFEYKPMFIEHLPIPKIPSESQKPFEIIVDCILFAKKNNFESEASTLESVIDGMVYDLYFKEEMKKANCYITDRITGVVQPFKKNDTDDFKKEYIEKFVKFCNEDKTVFRGLIHRRTVEVVKIVSGAKK, encoded by the coding sequence ATGGAGATCAAGCAGAAAATACAAAGTGCAATAAACGGATTCGGCAAGAACAATCTTTTTGACGGCAGTATCAACCTTTTTAAAATTCTCGGCTACAACACAGAAAGACAAAGCAGGCTTGATAGTCCGACCTTTGAAGGTTTTTGTAATAGTTTTATTGACGGCAATGATAATATCTCTGATTTAGACAAATTCAAAAAAAAGGCTCTTGCTGCTGACTGGCAGAGAATTGAACTGCTTTTTCAGCTTACAGAAGCTGAAATGAGCAGTCAGGGATCCCTGTTTGATACCGGCAAGGTTGATAACATTATTATAGAAGCCTACCTCTTTTTTGCAGTAGAATTGAAAAATACAGACTACAGCCGGACAAAGCTGGCCGATATTACAAGACAGTTAAACAAGGTCTTTCCAATGCCGGTTATGGTTCTTTTTAAATACGGTGAATATTTGACCCTGTCGGTGATTAAAAGAAGGCTGCATAAAAAAGATGACACCCGGGATGTACTTGAAAAAGTAACCCTTATTAAAGATATAAATATCAATAATACTCATCGGGCGCATATTGAGATACTTTTTGATTTAAGTCTGGAGGAATTAAGAAAAAAATATGCCGTCACAAACTTTGTAGGGCTTTATAATGCATGGCAAAAGACTCTGGACAGCTCTGAACTGAACAAAAAATTCTATAAAGAGCTTGCCAACTGGTATTTCTGGGCAGTGCAAAATGTGGGGTTTCCTGATGACGACGAAAAAGACAGGGATGTCAGAAACGCAACCAATATTATCAGACTGCTTACAAGACTTATTTTTGTCTGGTTTTTGAAAGAGAAAGGACTTGTTCCAAAAGGACTTTTTGACAGATCAAAACTTGATGGAATATTGAATTTTAATGACAAAAAAGAGAGTACCTTTTATAAGGCAATCCTCCAGAATCTCTTTTTTGCCACCTTGAACCAGACACTGGATAAAAGAGGATTTAGAAGGAACGGTCAAAATTATAATATAACCACCCTTTACAGATATAAAAATCTGTTTGTAATCAACGATAATGAAATTTTAAGTCTATTTAAAAATATCCCCTTTTTAAACGGAGGGCTTTTTGAGTGTCTGGATAAACCCCACCCAACTCAAAAAACACCTCGCGGCAGTGAAAAAATAGTCAGGATAGATGGTTTTTCCGACCGGAATGATAACAAACTTAAAGTTCCGGATAACCTTTTTTTTGATGATGAGCATGATTATGATTTAAATGAAGCATACGGCACAAAAAATAAAAATTATACAGTAAAAGGAATTATAAAACTTCTTGAAAAATATAAATTTACAATTGCTGAAAATACGCCCATAGAAGAAGAAATAGCGCTCGACCCTGAATTGCTTGGCAAAGTTTTTGAAAACCTGCTCGCCTCATACAATCCTGAAACACAAACAACAGCCAGAAAACAGACCGGTTCGTTTTATACTCCCAGGGAGATAGTCGATTATATGGTGGATGAAAGCCTGAAAGCCGCTTTGTCCGACCTTGTATCAAGAAAAATCGATAATACTGCGACCAAAGACGATATTAAAACCGGCCTTGATATTCTTTTTGAATACACGGAAAAGGAGCATGCCTTTAATGAGCTGGAAGTTCTAACAATAGTTAAAGCCATCTCAGAACTAAAAATACTTGATCCGGCCTGCGGTTCCGGCGCCTTTCCCATGGGGGTACTCCATAAGCTGGTCTTTATTTTAAATAAACTTGATCACAGCAACAAAATCTGGCTGGACCTGCAAAAACAAAAGGCTGTTAAAGATACGGAAGACGCTTATAATTTGGGAGATAAGGAGGAAAGGCATCAGCGGCTCAGGGAGATTGAAGATGCTTTTGATCTTAATACATCCGATTACGGAAGAAAACTTTTCTTGATAGAAAACTCCATATATGGCGTTGATATTCAGCCGGTTGCCGTGCAGATAAGTATGCTCAGATTTTTTATTTCACTTGTCGTTGAACAGAATATTGATAAAGAGAAAGAGAATCTTGGCATAAAACCGCTACCGAATCTGGAGACAAAATTTGTGGCGGCAAATACGCTGATAGGGATCGATAAGCCAAAACAGGGCAATTTTGCTGATCTTAAAACAAAAGATCTGGAAAAGGAATTATTGAATATAAGACATAAGCATTTTAATGCAAAAACCCAGAGAACAAAAAGAAAATATAGAAAAGAAGATAAGGAAATCCGTCATAAAATCGCACAAATCCTTAAAGATTCCGGTTGGCCGTCTGACACGGCTGAAATGCTCGCAGATTGGGATCCTTATGACCAGAATCATTTTGCCGATTTTTTCGATATGGAGTGGATGTTTGGGATAAAAAGTGGTTTTGATATTATAATCGGAAATCCGCCCTATGTGCAGATTCAAAAATTCAGCGGCAAGCAGGAACAAAAAAACTGGGAACAGCAGAAATTTGCAACTTTTGTAAAAACAGGCGATATTTATTGCCTGTTTTATGAAAGGGGCAATATGCTGCTGCGTGATAACGGCGTTCTGGTTTTTATTACCTCAAATAAATGGATGCGGGCAAATTACGGCAAAAAAACACGGAAGTATTTTACAGAAAAAACCAACCCGCTGATTCTGATAGATTTTGGCGGCTACAAAGTTTTTGAAAGCGCAACCGTTGATACAAATATCCTTATATTTAGAAAAAATAAAAACCGACACAGCACAAACGCCTGTGCAATAGGAAAGGATTATTCAGAAAATATCAGTATATCTGATTATATGACGCAACATTCGATAAAACTTGATAACCTGAACGAAGAGAGCTGGATAATCTCCTCAAAAGAAGAATATGCCATAAAAAAAAGAATCGAAAAAATCGGCACACCGCTGAAAGACTGGGATCTTTCTATTAATTATGGAATAAAAACAGGCTTTAATGAAGCCTTTATTATTGACGGCGTTAAAAAAGACAAGCTTATAGCGGCTGATCCCAAAAATGCGGAGATTATAAAGCCGATTTTAAGGGGCAGGGATATTAAACGGTATAAGGCTGAGTTTGCGGATTTGTGGTTGATAAATACAAATAATGGTTATTTCGACGATAAAATTCAAAAAAGAGTTCCGCCAATAGAAATAGATGACTATCCAATAATAAAGAAGTATTTAGATCAATTCTTGGAAAAACTTGAAAAAAGACAGGATAAAGGAGTGACACCTTATAATTTGAGGAACTGTGCATACATTGAGGAATTTGAAAAAGAAAAAATTGCATGGGGCAATCTTGCGCTTCATTCTCAGTTTAATCTTATACAAAAGGGGCAATACATAAATGCTCCAAGCCCCTTTATAACTTCAGGAAGTAAATATTTATTGTCCGTTTTAAATTCTTCTATAGGTGACCATTACATTCGTTTAAGAGGTGTAACGAGGAATGGTGGATATTTTGAGTATAAACCCATGTTCATTGAACATCTTCCCATCCCCAAAATCCCCTCTGAATCCCAAAAACCCTTTGAAATCATCGTTGACTGTATCCTCTTTGCTAAAAAGAA
- a CDS encoding helicase-related protein — MNSIPSSIKDNHARGCIGDFLKQQIKKESRLSILSAYFTIYAYQHLKDNLDNIETLDFLFGEPTFIKAIDPLKTDKKEFKIEDNNLVIPLEKRLQQKSVARECSDWIKNKVNIKSMVKPNFLHGKMYHIINKNGVQKAILGSSNFTVNGLGLGKNSNIELNMEITDDRDRKDLFNWFEEIWNDDTGLVEDVKAEVLSYIEQLYADNDPEFIYFKMLYHLFDKFLSDQKQWGLLDEKTGFFETKVWDMLYEFQKDAVKGAINKIIKHNGCVIADSVGLGKTFEALAVIKYFELLNNKVLVLCPKKLSDNWTIYQAQNNSLLNPLVDDRLGYTVLCHTDLSRESGRSISNIDLGTINWGNYDLVVIDESHNFRNNTKGKRDEDGNIIRKSRYEKLMDDIINSGVNTKVLLLSATPVNNNLKDLRNQLYFISGGKDDAFYENTGVKNIARTMKNAQTVFTHWADPKKNSTRNVKELLERLDSSFFKILDALTIARSRKHIKTYYRNEMKRIGAFPKRVPVISKAPDIDIKNEFPSYDRINKEIMTYKLSLFNPSFYVKEDWKSHYEAKAGKAVAAFSQEARENFLIGMMKVNFLKRLESSIESFEISMQRTIEKITDLENKIKNYQNAAPGSSEIEPPEIYDEDDEELNDANSIGKKLLFNLAHLNLALWLKDLKSDKDALSLLKTAAQAVTPARDNKLAVLKELINRKIKNPINENNRKIIIFTAFADTANYLYNNLENFAGKDLNVHIALVAGSGANKTTLGKSRFDHIITNFSPVSKNRDKIKEMPQNEEIDILIATDCISEGQNLQDCDYLVNYDIHWNPVKIIQRFGRIDRLGSKNKKIQLVNFWPTDDLNNYINLKDRVEARMALVDIAATGEENLLETDQIQELIEDDLKFRNRQLKKLQKEVLDLEDLDENISLSEFTLDDFRIELSNYIENNRQKLENAPFGLYAIVPAPENRHVNNAGLSDISESTKKIIKPGVIYCLKQKGNTDGNEAVNPLSPYFLVYVRDDGTVRFNYTHVKQILEIFRLLSAGVDTPYEKLCDVFNNETDNGSKMEKYSTLLKIAVKEINSVFKKKVNIKLTQSRGALLIPKTKHARTSEHFELITWLIIR; from the coding sequence ATGAACAGCATACCTTCTTCAATAAAAGATAATCATGCACGGGGTTGCATTGGAGATTTCCTGAAGCAGCAAATTAAAAAAGAAAGCCGCCTTTCTATTTTATCAGCATATTTTACAATTTATGCATATCAGCACCTAAAGGATAATTTAGACAATATTGAAACACTTGATTTTTTATTTGGGGAACCGACTTTTATTAAAGCCATTGATCCTTTAAAAACAGATAAAAAAGAATTTAAAATCGAAGATAACAACCTTGTAATTCCACTTGAAAAAAGATTGCAGCAAAAGTCTGTAGCAAGAGAATGCAGCGACTGGATAAAAAATAAAGTTAATATTAAATCAATGGTAAAGCCAAATTTCCTGCATGGCAAGATGTACCATATTATAAACAAAAACGGCGTTCAAAAGGCTATTCTTGGAAGCTCGAATTTTACGGTTAACGGCCTTGGTTTGGGAAAAAACTCAAACATTGAACTTAATATGGAAATAACTGATGATAGAGACAGAAAAGACCTGTTTAACTGGTTTGAAGAGATCTGGAACGATGATACCGGTCTGGTGGAAGATGTAAAAGCTGAAGTGCTCAGCTATATTGAACAGCTTTACGCGGATAATGATCCTGAATTTATTTATTTTAAGATGCTTTATCACCTGTTTGACAAGTTTTTGTCAGATCAAAAGCAGTGGGGCCTGTTAGATGAAAAAACAGGTTTTTTTGAAACAAAAGTTTGGGATATGCTTTATGAATTTCAAAAAGATGCTGTTAAAGGCGCAATCAATAAAATTATAAAACATAATGGGTGTGTGATTGCCGACAGTGTCGGACTTGGGAAAACATTTGAAGCCCTGGCGGTTATAAAATATTTCGAGCTGCTTAATAATAAGGTGCTTGTTTTATGCCCGAAAAAACTGAGCGATAACTGGACTATCTACCAGGCACAGAACAACAGCCTGTTAAACCCTCTGGTGGATGACAGGCTGGGATATACTGTTCTTTGTCATACTGATTTGAGCAGGGAGTCAGGCCGTTCTATCAGCAATATTGATCTTGGAACAATAAACTGGGGCAATTATGACCTTGTTGTAATAGATGAATCCCATAATTTCAGAAATAATACCAAGGGCAAGCGTGACGAAGACGGAAATATAATAAGGAAAAGCAGGTATGAAAAATTGATGGATGATATTATAAATTCCGGTGTCAATACTAAAGTACTTCTGCTTTCGGCCACTCCGGTTAATAATAACCTGAAAGATTTAAGAAACCAGCTCTATTTTATTTCAGGCGGCAAGGATGATGCATTTTATGAAAACACAGGTGTAAAAAATATTGCCCGGACAATGAAAAACGCACAAACTGTATTTACGCATTGGGCCGACCCGAAAAAAAATTCAACCCGCAATGTCAAAGAGTTGCTTGAGAGACTTGATTCCTCTTTTTTTAAAATTCTCGATGCGCTGACCATCGCCCGCTCCAGAAAGCATATCAAAACCTATTACCGCAATGAAATGAAGCGGATCGGAGCATTTCCGAAAAGAGTGCCGGTAATTTCAAAAGCGCCGGATATTGATATTAAAAATGAGTTTCCGTCATATGACAGAATAAATAAAGAGATAATGACATATAAGCTTTCTTTGTTTAATCCATCATTTTATGTAAAAGAGGACTGGAAAAGTCATTATGAGGCAAAAGCCGGAAAGGCGGTTGCCGCTTTTTCCCAGGAGGCAAGGGAAAATTTTTTGATTGGAATGATGAAAGTAAATTTTCTCAAAAGGCTTGAAAGCTCTATTGAATCTTTTGAAATTTCCATGCAAAGAACAATAGAAAAAATTACCGATTTGGAAAATAAAATCAAAAACTATCAAAACGCAGCCCCGGGTTCATCAGAAATAGAGCCGCCTGAAATCTATGACGAAGATGATGAGGAGCTTAATGACGCCAACAGCATCGGCAAAAAATTGCTCTTTAACCTTGCTCATTTAAACCTGGCTTTATGGTTAAAAGATTTAAAAAGCGACAAAGACGCCCTGTCTCTTCTTAAAACAGCCGCCCAGGCAGTTACACCGGCAAGAGATAATAAACTTGCGGTATTAAAAGAGCTGATAAACAGAAAAATAAAAAATCCGATTAATGAAAATAACAGAAAAATAATTATATTTACAGCATTTGCTGACACTGCAAATTATCTTTATAATAATCTTGAAAATTTTGCGGGTAAAGATTTAAACGTACATATTGCCCTTGTTGCCGGAAGCGGCGCAAATAAAACTACCCTTGGGAAAAGCAGGTTTGACCACATCATAACCAATTTTTCTCCTGTCTCTAAAAACAGGGATAAAATCAAAGAGATGCCTCAAAATGAAGAGATAGATATTTTAATAGCCACGGATTGTATCTCCGAAGGGCAAAACCTGCAGGATTGCGACTATCTTGTTAATTATGACATCCACTGGAATCCGGTCAAGATAATCCAGCGCTTTGGGCGGATTGACAGACTGGGCAGTAAAAATAAAAAAATTCAGCTTGTAAATTTCTGGCCGACGGATGATCTGAATAATTATATTAATCTTAAAGACAGGGTTGAAGCAAGAATGGCGCTGGTTGATATTGCGGCAACCGGTGAAGAGAACCTTCTTGAAACAGATCAAATCCAGGAGTTAATCGAAGATGACTTGAAATTTAGAAACAGGCAATTGAAAAAACTGCAAAAAGAGGTTCTTGATTTAGAAGATCTGGATGAAAATATTTCTCTAAGTGAATTTACCCTTGATGATTTCAGGATCGAACTTTCCAATTACATAGAAAATAACAGACAAAAACTTGAAAATGCGCCTTTTGGCCTTTATGCAATAGTTCCGGCGCCTGAAAACCGGCATGTCAATAATGCCGGTTTGTCGGATATAAGCGAGAGCACAAAAAAAATAATTAAACCCGGTGTTATCTATTGCCTTAAACAAAAAGGTAATACAGATGGAAATGAAGCTGTAAACCCCTTATCACCCTATTTTCTGGTTTATGTCCGGGATGATGGCACTGTCCGTTTTAATTATACCCATGTTAAACAGATTCTTGAAATTTTCAGGCTTTTAAGTGCAGGAGTTGATACGCCTTATGAAAAGTTGTGTGATGTTTTTAATAATGAAACTGATAATGGATCAAAAATGGAAAAATACAGCACATTATTAAAAATCGCTGTCAAAGAGATTAATTCCGTATTTAAGAAAAAGGTAAATATAAAACTTACCCAAAGCAGAGGCGCCCTGCTTATTCCAAAAACAAAGCATGCCCGAACAAGCGAACATTTTGAGCTTATAACCTGGTTGATTATCAGGTAG